The Drechmeria coniospora strain ARSEF 6962 chromosome 02, whole genome shotgun sequence genome has a segment encoding these proteins:
- a CDS encoding vesicular transport protein yields MFQRIRGAIDRTIAEEQARQQRIDSATPSRSASTSSRTSTAAGRGRRPRRKHPVEILDSSVPNPDPAVFEAAFVIDDSDEPSRAGTPRVPSQERADKVGGAAVVPVIAINGEREQKRQVKETDGADEKTREDGDDVAVATSTETEPAPANEQSPEIANRLRKLEKLEATYPELLRSYRVAHKRATAIEPFEKALRENTPLTSIGDPNALVEYLNQMNLRSEMVMAELKKVSAEKDELMSKHDETQERLKQVQQELDALVAEKQRAKSSAASRRSKVKAATATDPSDAKGPDDRSDAEECVESQNASSSKGSARSRLDERDKEVAMLRERLETTQAQLTDLEDQAKKQDEVSAAVRVESGASLAASDKKFAEPHVQLSKANDAKTVSMKIVDDLNTQMSVLKRENAEATTKMEELAKKLEIMPTTATGQQPPVTPASSTPAAPGASKKKNKKKKGKGGAAATATSGAQGAKGVPAAEPLASPGIVESERAALEAEIAKLKDEVREKDARIEALSVKRKTEEDLLEEIETLRDNLVDIGQDHVAAKDKIKDLEAEKLALEGQITELERMSPLVPHEVAGDDAAGDMQSLQDEYDELQDKTAALQSDLGAAQQLAQSRFRDLTELRELLQKAQPELKTLRQESAELKTVKEVLGVKVKQIMEAEKREQDLKLETCRLQQVATDRETEIINLQERLRAGGTGKQQAEESKRTAERGLRRAEADKIELSAKIEKAEREVQKMQEESSKLRPQIKELEAQLHRMKREKVAAQEEADYKSQQYLTAQGLLGSMRDQTTEISTQLKESKELAESLEEELAEVQRLLQERTREGETMRRLLADVDERADHKVREMRGRMEAAVEERERLEDESSTLARKRSRETEELKQKIRELEREVKTLGSERNDLEERQRAWRERKLELEAIESQAESEGNELRSAVAQLRLALDASESQLQDNEKQRAELRRMLGDSTQRYDRIAKDLKAAQAKLVSSSTVSGASTRTSTDSSRSGAVGGHPEMLYLKTILLQFLEQKDGRLRTQLVPVLGKLLKFDKHAVLFRASRASRHLANFIPPAAVHLCLPRSDIDKGIRTAAMVSFWPWKGNTSSTASFERTLSTLAVRIASSQTRLDGLRSSLRRAKVLSTLYLAFTYTVYAIVLLLAVGYRNLGAYEWTGLVGGPVLIYLIRTLTTVYYNFRIESTTARLKEYQEERAKTIQELKDATRYDSTLQLIEKYGGEGKAKNAAQGPQDGQRTKGHGAQAKGTAKRTTMPPPPTANIQRPAAAPGTPDGPPPRGSPCPPRIDDGPPPGAEFAPNADASYAIPQLATPPGGEAETHWYDRIFDALLGEDETARKNRIALICQSCRLVNGQAPPGTRSVSEIGIWRCADCGASNGDVDEDEKLVREVLGSAAPDDDEDEEELKGDEAGSADEVAAPRVTTDSPAAELRSRRAKAKK; encoded by the exons ATGTTCCAA AGAATCCGGGGTGCCATCGACAGGACCATCGCGGAGGAGCAGGCTCGGCAGCAGAGGATCGACAGCGCGACACCCTCTCGGTccgcgtcgacctcgtcgcgaaccagcaccgccgccggcagggGCAGGCGTCCGCGCCGGAAACACCCCGTGGAGATTCTCGActcgtcggtgccgaacCCCGATCCTGCCGTCTTCGAGGCCGCCTTCGTCATCGACGATAGCGATGAGCCGAGCCGCGCCGGCACGCCGAGGGTGCCCTCCCAGGAGAGGGCGGACAAGGTTGGCGGCGCGGCGGTCGTGCCGGTGATTGCGATAAACGGGGAAAGGGAGCAGAAGCGGCAGGTGAAGGAGAcggacggagccgacgagaagacgcgagaggatggcgacgacgtcgccgtcgcaaCGTCGACCGAGACGGAGCCTGCACCTGCCAACGAGCAGAGCCCCGAGATTGCGAATCGCCTCCGCAAGCTCGAGAAACTCGAGGCCACCTACCCCG AGCTGCTGCGCTCCTACCGAGTGGCCCACAAGCGAGCAACGGCCATCGAGCCCTTTGAAAAAGCCTTGCGAGAAAACACGCCCCTCACGTCCATCGGCGACCCGAACGCACTCGTCGAGTATCTGAACCAGATGAATCTGCGCAGCGAGATGGTCATGGCCGAACTTAAGAAGGTCTCGGCCGAAAAGGACGAGCTCATGAGCAAACACGACGAGACCCAAGAAAGGTTGAAGCAGGTCCAGCAGGAACTCGATGCTCTCGTGGCCGAGAAGCAGAGGGCCAAGTCGAGCGCAGCCTCCAGGAGATCCAAAGTCAAGGCAGCGACAGCCACCGATCCGTCCGATGCCAAGGGTCCCGACGACCGATCCGACGCGGAGGAATGCGTCGAGTCGCAGAATGCGTCCTCGTCCAAAGGTTCCGCACGATCGCGACTCGACGAACGTGACAAGGAGGTTGCAATGCTCCGAGAGCGGCTGGAAACAACCCAGGCTCAGCTGACGGACCTCGAGGACCAGGCGAAGAAGCAGGACGAGGTAAGCGCAGCCGTTCGTGTGGAGTCCGGTGCGTCACTCGCAGCGTCTGACAAGAAGTTTGCCGAACCGCACGTTCAGCTTAGCAAGGCCAACGACGCCAAGACGGTGTCGATGAAGATTGTCGACGATCTCAACACGCAGATGAGCGTCCTGAAGCGAGAGAACGCCgaagcgacgacgaagatggaAGAGCTTGCGAAGAAACTCGAGATtatgccgacgacggcgacaggcCAGCAACCTCCGGTGACgcccgcttcctcgacgcccgccgcGCCCGGTGCTTCGAAAAAGAAGAACAAGAAAAAGAAGGGCAAGGGGGgcgcggccgcgacggcgacgtcgggtGCACAGGGTGCCAAgggcgtgccggcggcggaaccATTGGCGAGTCCCGGCATCGTCGAATCGGAGAGAGCCGCTTTGGAGGCGGAGATTGCCAAGCTCAAGGACGAGGTTCGAGAAAAGGACGCTCGGATCGAGGCATTGTCGGTCAAGCGCAAGACGGAGGAGGACCTCCTCGAGGAAATCGAGACACTGCGCGACaacctcgtcgacatcggTCAGGATCACGTGGCCGCCAAGGACAAAATCAAGGACCTCGAAGCGGAGAAGCTGGCTCTGGAAGGGCAGATTACCGAGCTCGAGAGGATGAGCCCCTTGGTGCCGCacgaggtcgccggcgacgatgcggcggGCGACATGCAATCCCTGCAGGACGAGTACGACGAGCTCCAGGAcaagacggcggcgctgcAATCCGACCTCGGCGCGGCGCAGCAACTCGCGCAGAGCCGATTCAGGGACCTCACAGAGCTGCGCGAGCTGCTCCAAAAGGCGCAGCCCGAGCTGAAGACGCTCCGGCAGGAGTCGGCCGAGCTCAAGACGGTCAAGGAGGTGCTCGGGGTCAAGGTCAAGCAGATCATGGAGGCGGAGAAGAGGGAGCAGGACCTGAAGCTCGAAACGTGCCGTCTGCAGCAGGTCGCGACGGATCGCGAGACGGAAATCATCAACCTCCAGGAGAGGCTCAGGGCCGGGGGCACCGGcaagcagcaggccgaggagTCGAAGCGGACGGCGGAGCGCGGCCTGCGgcgcgccgaggccgacaagaTCGAGCTGAGCGCCAAGATTGAAAAGGCGGAACGCGAGGTGCAAAAGATGCAGGAGGAGTCGAGCAAGCTGCGGCCGCAGatcaaggagctcgaggcgcaGCTGCACAGGATGAAAAGGGAGAAGGTGGCGGcgcaggaggaggccgactACAAGTCTCAACAGTACCTGACGGCGCAGGGGCTGCTCGGCAGCATGCGGGACCAGACGACGGAGATATCGACGCAGCTCAAGGAGTCCAAGGAGCTCGCCGAgtcgctcgaggaggagctcgccgaggtccaacggctgctgcaggagcggacgagggagggcgagacgatgcggcggctgctcgccgacgtcgacgagcgggcCGACCACAAGGTGCGGGAGATGCGAGGGCGCatggaggcggccgtcgaggagcgcgagcggctcgaggacgagtcgagcACGCTCGCGAGGAAAAGGTCCCGCGAGACGGAGGAGCTCAAGCAGAAGATtcgcgagctcgagcgggaGGTGAAGACGCTCGGCAGCGAGCGAAACGACCTGGAGGAACGGCAGCGGGCGTGGAGGGAGCGCAAGTTGGAGCTCGAAGCCATCGAATCGCAGGCCGAGAGCGAGGGGAACGAGCTGCGCTCGGCCGTTGCCCAGCTGCGTTTGGCCCTCGACGCGTCGGAGAGCCAGCTGCAGGACAACGAGAAGCAGCGGGCCGAGCTGCGCAGGATGCTCGGCGACTCGACGCAGCGCTACGACAGGATTGCCAAGGACCTCAAGGCGGCCCAGGCCAAGCTCGTCTCGAGCTCCACCGTCTCGggggcgtcgacgcgcaCGTCGACCGACTCGAGCCgcagcggcgccgtcgggggcCACCCGGAGATGCTGTATCTGAAGACGATCCTGCTGCAGTTCCTCGAGCAAAAGGACGGGCGACTCCGAACCCAGCTCGTGCCCGTCCTCGGGAAGCTGCTCAAGTTTGACAA GCACGCCGTGCTATTTCGTGCTTCTCGTGCTTCTCGCCACCTTGCAAACTTCATCCCCCCAGCCGCAGTTCATCTCTGCTTGCCTCGCTCCGACATCGACAAGGGCATCCGTACCGCTGCCATGGTGTCCTTTTGGCCCTGGAAG GGCAACACCTCTTCCACCGCCTCGTTCGAAAGGACGctctcgacgctcgccgtcCGAATCGCCTCGTCCCAGACGCGCCTCGATGGCCTGCGCTCCAGCCTCCGTCGTGCCAAGGTCCTGTCGACGCTCTACCTCGCCTTCACCTACACGGTCTACGCCATcgtcctgctcctcgccgtcggctacCGAAACCTCGGTGCCTACGAGTGGACGGGCTTGGTCGGAGGGCCGGTGCT CATATACCTCATCCGCACCCTCACGACGGTGTACTACAACTTTCGCATCGAGAGCACCACCGCGAGGCTCAAGGAGTACCAGGAGGAGCGTGCCAAGACGATACAGGAGCTCAAGGACGCGACAAGATACGACTCGACCCTGCAGCTGATCGAAAAGTACGGCGGTGAGGGCAAGGCCAAGAACGCGGCCCAGGGACCGCAGGACGGCCAGAGGACCAAGGGCCACGGCGCGCAGGCCAAGGGCACGGCGAAGCGAACGACGatgcccccgccgccgacggccaacaTCCAACGCCCTGCTGCCGCCCCGGGAACCCCCGACGGGCCGCCGCCCCGGGGATCGCCTTGCCCTCCGCgaatcgacgacgggccgccCCCGGGTGCCGAGTTTGCCCCCAACGCCGACGCGAGCTATGCCATTCCCCAGCTCGCGACCCCCCCCGGCGGTGAGGCCGAGACGCACTGGTACGACCGCATCTTCGACGCGCTccttggcgaggacgagacggcccGCAAGAACCGCATCGCGCTCATCTGCCAGTCCTGCCGCCTCGTCAACGGCCAGGCGCCTCCCGGCACACGATCAGTGTCCGAGATTGGCATCTGGAGGTGCGCCGACTGCGGCGCGTCCAAcggcgacgtggacgaggacgagaagctCGTGAGAGAGGTGCTCGGCTCCGCGgctcccgacgacgacgaagacgaggaggagttgaagggcgacgaagccggcagcgccgacgaggtggcggcgCCCCGGGTGACGACAGACTCtccggccgccgagctgcggTCACGGAGGGCCAAGGCGAAGAAATAG